The genomic stretch ATGTAGCAGATAGAGTTTCATCAGCAGACTTCACAAGTTTATTTAAAGTAGTAGGAGTAGGTGGAGTAACAGCAACAGATTTATATGGAACAGATGGAGCAGGAAGTGTAGATTATTCACTTAGCTTAACAAATTCATCAGATACAACAGTAAGTGGAGTACAATCAGGATTATTTGCCTTAGGTGCAAATGGTGCAAAAGGTGCAGAGATTTTACTAAGTGAAGTAAATGGAACAATTGTAGGTACAGCAGGTGGAGTAACATACTTCACAATAAGTAATACAGGAACAAATGTAACATTTACACAATCTGAGAATGTATGGCATTCAGATGCAACAGATCATGATGATACAGAGAGTCTAGTACTTAGCCAACTTAATAATGTAGATGTATCAATTAACTTAACACAAACAGTAACAGATGCAGATGGAGATACATCTAAAGCATCAGTTAAATTAGCATCAAGTGATACTACAGAAGATGTAGGTCAATTCAATATTAAAGATGATGGACCAGATGCAGGGTTAAATGCAACAGCAGTAACAGATGCTCAAGGTAATAATATAACATTAACAGTAGATGAAACTGAAGGAGTGGATTCTCCAGCAGATGATAATGGAGATAGATCTTCAAAAGCAGATTTCTCAAGCCTATT from Arcobacter sp. LA11 encodes the following:
- a CDS encoding DUF5801 repeats-in-toxin domain-containing protein, which codes for ADGDTDTASVKLVSSEDTEDVAQFNILDDGPSAGLTDAEVDKAQLNEIELTVDESALQQANPADNVADRVSSADFTSLFKVVGVGGVTATDLYGTDGAGSVDYSLSLTNSSDTTVSGVQSGLFALGANGAKGAEILLSEVNGTIVGTAGGVTYFTISNTGTNVTFTQSENVWHSDATDHDDTESLVLSQLNNVDVSINLTQTVTDADGDTSKASVKLASSDTTEDVGQFNIKDDGPDAGLNATAVTDAQGNNITLTVDETEGVDSPADDNGDRSSKADFSSL